From Lolium perenne isolate Kyuss_39 chromosome 5, Kyuss_2.0, whole genome shotgun sequence, a single genomic window includes:
- the LOC127301281 gene encoding cleavage and polyadenylation specificity factor subunit 3-II: MAIECLVLGAGQEVGKSCVVVTIGGKRIMFDCGMHMGHHDCQRYPDFARILSAAPGATDFTSAISCVVITHFHLDHIGALPYFTEVCGYNGPVYMTYPTKALAPLMLEDYRKVMVDHRGEEEQYSYDDIQRCMKKVIPVDLKQTIQVDRDLVIRAYYAGHVLGAAMIYAKVGDAAMVYTGDYNMTPDRHLGAAQIDRLKLDLLITESTYAKTVRDSKHAREREFLKAVHKCVSGGGKVLIPAFALGRAQELCILLDDYWERMNLKIPIYFSAGLTIQANMYYKMLIGWTSQKIKDSYTVHNPFDFKHVCHFERSFINDPGPCVLFATPGMISGGFSLEVFKRWAPSEKNLVTLPGYCVAGTIGHKLMSGKPTKIDLDKDTHVDVRCQIHQLSFSPHTDSKGIMDLTEFLSPSHVILVHGEKPQMAFLKDRIESELGMPCYYPANNETVSIPTTHYLKINATEKFITSCTAAQARDGLEKANLLCGNHLSGVDGDAKADEGILLMEKSRAPKILCEDELLQLLGTERHSVQFEPLLSSRIEEAQTTIVDDVATCE, encoded by the exons ATGGCCATCGAGTGCCTCGTGCTAG GGGCGGGGCAGGAGGTGGGGAAGAGCTGCGTGGTGGTGACCATCGGCGGGAAGCGTATCATGTTCGATTGCGGCATGCACATGGGCCACCACGACTGCCAGCGGTACCCCGACTTCGCGCGCATCCTTTCCGCCGCCCCAGGCGCCACCGACTTCACCTCTGCcatctcttgtgttgtcatcacacACTT CCACTTGGATCATATTGGGGCGCTGCCATATTTCACCGAGGTCTGCGGGTACAATGGTCCAGTCTACATGACG TACCCAACTAAGGCTTTAGCTCCATTGATGCTGGAAGATTATAGGAAAGTAATGGTAGATCACAGAGGGGAGGAAGAACAATATAGTTATGACGATATTCAGCGTTGTATGAAGAAAG TCATACCTGTTGACTTGAAGCAAACCATTCAAGTGGATAGGGACCTTGTGATCCGTGCCTATTATGCTGGACAT GTTCTAGGGGCTGCAATGATTTATGCAAAAGTTGGAGATGCTGCTATGGTCTACACGGGGGATTACAACATGACACCAGACAGACATCTTGGAGCAGCACAAATCGATCGTCTGAAGTTGGACCTCTTAATAACAGA GTCTACATACGCTAAAACTGTACGTGACTCAAAGCATGCCCGCGAGAGGGAGTTCTTAAAAGCG GTCCATAAATGTGTTTCTGGAGGAGGTAAAGTTCTGATTCCGGCATTTGCTTTGGGAAGAGCTCAG GAGCTATGCATATTACTGGATGACTATTGggaaaggatgaacttgaagattCCTATCTATTTCTCAGCTG GTTTAACCATTCAAGCTAACATGTACTATAAGATGCTTATTGGATGGACTAGCCAAAAGATCAAGGACAGCTACACAGTTCACAACCCGTTTGACTTCAAGCATG TTTGCCACTTTGAGCGTTCATTCATCAACGATCCTGGACCCTGTGTACTTTTTGCAACACCTGGTATGATTAGTGGTGGATTTTCACTTGAGGTGTTTAAGAGATGGGCTCCATCAGAAAAAAATCTGGTTACACTTCCAGG ATATTGTGTTGCCGGAACCATTGGCCATAAATTGATGTCTGGAAAACCTACCAAGATTGATTTGGACAAGGATACCCATGTTGATGTCAGATGTCAG ATCCATCAGTTGTCATTCAGTCCTCACACGGACTCCAAAGGGATCATGGATCTTACAGAGTTTCTTTCACCCAGCCATGTGATTCTCGTTCATGGTGAAAAGCCTCAGATGGCCTTCTTGAAGGATAGGATTGAATCCGAATTGGGGATGCCATGCTATTACCCAGCTAACAACGAAACCGTCTCCATTCCGACAACTCACTATCTGAAAATAAACGCCACGGAGAAGTTCATCACGAGCTGCACCGCTGCTCAGGCTAGAGATGGTCTGGAGAAGGCAAACCTGCTATGTGGCAACCATCTGTCAGGAGTCGATGGTGATGCGAAGGCAGATGAGGGCATTCTTCTAATGGAGAAGTCTAGGGCACCGAAAATCTTGTGCGAGGATGAGCTCCTTCAGTTGCTGGGCACGGAGCGCCATTCCGTCCAATTTGAGCCGCTGCTTAGCTCGAGGATTGAAGAGGCACAAACCACCATTGTAGATGATGTAGCCACCTGTGAGTGA
- the LOC127303932 gene encoding uncharacterized protein, producing MEHLARNPTPRTRVYHLMAEGMAFKVMVALRASRVEKWIHDVKRDFLDAASTKCVGLDCEFTDPCEGDQRAAVLQLSVAFDTLVFQICYANEVQDGNIRFCGAAISNDVQMLSPYDIHITSAYDLQKILPNPNNKPSPSLYDLANSTIGTNLDKKRKKHKKMDVAAQEKEDELIFGWANFPLSYEQVHYAALDARLDFEIARRYWMLVGYNSHVDCLNI from the coding sequence ATGGAGCACCTCGCGCGCAACCCGACTCCTCGAACTCGGGTGTACCACCTCATGGCCGAAGGGATGGCTTTCAAGGTCATGGTCGCTCTCCGTGCATCAAGAGTGGAGAAGTGGATCCACGACGTCAAGAGGGACTTTCTTGACGCCgcatcgaccaagtgcgtcggctTGGACTGCGAGTTCACCGACCCTTGCGAGGGTGATCAGCGCGCCGCCGTCCTTCAACTCTCGGTGGCGTTCGATACTTTGGTATTCCAGATTTGTTATGCCAATGAAGTGCAGGATGGGAACATCAGATTCTGCGGTGCGGCTATCAGCAATGATGTGCAAATGTTGAGTCCCTACGACATTCATATTACTTCTGCGTACGACCTCCAGAAGATACTCCCGAACCCCAACAACAAGCCCAGTCCGAGTCTATATGATCTTGCAAACTCTACCATTGGGACAAACCTTGATAAGAAGAGGAAGAAGCACAAGAAGATGGACGTCGCCGCGCAAGAAAAAGAAGATGAGCTTATTTTTGGATGGGCCAATTTTCCATTGAGCTACGAGCAAGTGCACTATGCCGCTTTAGACGCTCGCTTGGACTTCGAGATTGCTAGGAGGTATTGGATGCTAGTTGGCTACAATAGCCATGTTGACTGTCTCAATATTTAG